A genomic region of Zalophus californianus isolate mZalCal1 chromosome 1, mZalCal1.pri.v2, whole genome shotgun sequence contains the following coding sequences:
- the TRA2B gene encoding transformer-2 protein homolog beta isoform X3 — protein MSTRRRHVGNRANPDPNCCLGVFGLSLYTTERDLREVFSKYGPIADVSIVYDQQSRRSRGFAFVYFENVDDAKEAKERANGMELDGRRIRVDFSITKRPHTPTPGIYMGRPTYGSSRRRDYYDRGYDRGYDDRDYYSRSYRGGGGGGGGWRAAQDRDQIYRRRSPSPYYSRGGYRSRSRSRSYSPRRY, from the exons ATGTCTACTCGCAGGCGTCATGTTGGGAATCGG GCAAATCCTGATCCCAACTGCTGTCTTGGAGTATTTGGATTGAGCTTGTACACTACAGAAAGAGATCTAAGAGAAGTATTCTCTAAATATGGCCCCATTGCTGATGTGTCTATTGTATATGACCAGCAGTCTAGACGTTCAAGAGGATTTgcctttgtgtattttgaaaatgtagatGATGCCAAGGAA GCAAAAGAGCGTGCCAATGGAATGGAGCTTGATGGACGTAGGATCAGAGTTGATTTCTCTATAACAAAAAGACCACATACCCCAACGCCAGGAATTTACATGGGGAGACCTACcta TGGCAGCTCACGCCGTCGGGATTACTATGACAGAGGATATGATCGAGGCTATGATGATCGAGACTACTACAGCAGATCATACAG aggaggaggtggaggtggaggaggatgGAGAGCTGCTCAAGACAGGGATCAGATTTACAG AAGGCGGTCACCTTCTCCTTATTATAGTCGTGGAGGATACAGATCACGTTCCAGATCTCGATCATATTCGCCTC GTCGCTATTAA
- the TRA2B gene encoding transformer-2 protein homolog beta isoform X1 has translation MSDSGEQNYGERESRSASRSGSAHGSGKSARHTPARSRSKEDSRRSRSKSRSRSESRSRSRRSSRRHYTRSRSRSRSHRRSRSRSYSRDYRRRHSHSHSPMSTRRRHVGNRANPDPNCCLGVFGLSLYTTERDLREVFSKYGPIADVSIVYDQQSRRSRGFAFVYFENVDDAKEAKERANGMELDGRRIRVDFSITKRPHTPTPGIYMGRPTYGSSRRRDYYDRGYDRGYDDRDYYSRSYRGGGGGGGGWRAAQDRDQIYRRRSPSPYYSRGGYRSRSRSRSYSPRRY, from the exons GAATCCCGTTCTGCTTCCAGAAGTGGAAGTGCTCATGGATCTGGGAAATCTGCAAGGCATACCCCAGCAAGGTCTCGCTCCAAGGAAGATTCCAGGCGTTCCAGATCAAAGTCCAGGTCCAGATCTGAATCTAG GTCTAGATCCAGAAGAAGTTCTCGAAGGCATTACACAAGATCAAGATCTCGGTCCCGCTCCCATAGACGATCCCGTAGCAGGTCTTACAGTCGAGATTATCGAAGACGGCATAGCCACAGTCATTCTCCCATGTCTACTCGCAGGCGTCATGTTGGGAATCGG GCAAATCCTGATCCCAACTGCTGTCTTGGAGTATTTGGATTGAGCTTGTACACTACAGAAAGAGATCTAAGAGAAGTATTCTCTAAATATGGCCCCATTGCTGATGTGTCTATTGTATATGACCAGCAGTCTAGACGTTCAAGAGGATTTgcctttgtgtattttgaaaatgtagatGATGCCAAGGAA GCAAAAGAGCGTGCCAATGGAATGGAGCTTGATGGACGTAGGATCAGAGTTGATTTCTCTATAACAAAAAGACCACATACCCCAACGCCAGGAATTTACATGGGGAGACCTACcta TGGCAGCTCACGCCGTCGGGATTACTATGACAGAGGATATGATCGAGGCTATGATGATCGAGACTACTACAGCAGATCATACAG aggaggaggtggaggtggaggaggatgGAGAGCTGCTCAAGACAGGGATCAGATTTACAG AAGGCGGTCACCTTCTCCTTATTATAGTCGTGGAGGATACAGATCACGTTCCAGATCTCGATCATATTCGCCTC GTCGCTATTAA
- the TRA2B gene encoding transformer-2 protein homolog beta isoform X2, which produces MSDSGEQNYGERESRSASRSGSAHGSGKSARHTPARSRSKEDSRRSRSKSRSRSESRSRSRRSSRRHYTRSRSRSRSHRRSRSRSYSRDYRRRHSHSHSPMSTRRRHVGNRANPDPNCCLGVFGLSLYTTERDLREVFSKYGPIADVSIVYDQQSRRSRGFAFVYFENVDDAKEAKERANGMELDGRRIRVDFSITKRPHTPTPGIYMGRPTYGSSRRRDYYDRGYDRGYDDRDYYSRSYRGGGGGGGGWRAAQDRDQIYRRSPSPYYSRGGYRSRSRSRSYSPRRY; this is translated from the exons GAATCCCGTTCTGCTTCCAGAAGTGGAAGTGCTCATGGATCTGGGAAATCTGCAAGGCATACCCCAGCAAGGTCTCGCTCCAAGGAAGATTCCAGGCGTTCCAGATCAAAGTCCAGGTCCAGATCTGAATCTAG GTCTAGATCCAGAAGAAGTTCTCGAAGGCATTACACAAGATCAAGATCTCGGTCCCGCTCCCATAGACGATCCCGTAGCAGGTCTTACAGTCGAGATTATCGAAGACGGCATAGCCACAGTCATTCTCCCATGTCTACTCGCAGGCGTCATGTTGGGAATCGG GCAAATCCTGATCCCAACTGCTGTCTTGGAGTATTTGGATTGAGCTTGTACACTACAGAAAGAGATCTAAGAGAAGTATTCTCTAAATATGGCCCCATTGCTGATGTGTCTATTGTATATGACCAGCAGTCTAGACGTTCAAGAGGATTTgcctttgtgtattttgaaaatgtagatGATGCCAAGGAA GCAAAAGAGCGTGCCAATGGAATGGAGCTTGATGGACGTAGGATCAGAGTTGATTTCTCTATAACAAAAAGACCACATACCCCAACGCCAGGAATTTACATGGGGAGACCTACcta TGGCAGCTCACGCCGTCGGGATTACTATGACAGAGGATATGATCGAGGCTATGATGATCGAGACTACTACAGCAGATCATACAG aggaggaggtggaggtggaggaggatgGAGAGCTGCTCAAGACAGGGATCAGATTTACAG GCGGTCACCTTCTCCTTATTATAGTCGTGGAGGATACAGATCACGTTCCAGATCTCGATCATATTCGCCTC GTCGCTATTAA